In Deefgea piscis, the DNA window TGATTATTCAAGGCAAATCGATTGGTAACCTCGATGCGGTGGATTATCACGCGTATAAAACCACCGCGCGCGCCGCGGTGTTTGAGTCTTGGCAGCGGCTGGCGGCGCAGTACGATTGGGTGTTGGTTGAAGGCGCAGGCAGCCCGGCGGAAGTGAATTTGCGCGCTGGTGACATTGCCAATATGGGCTTTGCCGAAGAAGCCGATTGCCCAGTGTGGCTGGTGGCCGATATTGATCGCGGCGGGGTGTTTGCGCATTTTGTGGGGACTTTGGCGTGTCTGTCAGAGTCAGAGCAGGCGCGAATTCAAGGTTTTATTATTAATCGCTTTCGCGGCGATATTGCGCTATTGCAGCCCGGTTGTGATTGGTTAGAGGCCAAAACCGGCAAGCCAGTGTTGGCGGTGGTGCCGTATTTACATGGTTTGGACATTGCCGCTGAAGACGCTGTGCCACGCACCGCGAGCGGTGTTGCTGGTGACTTTAAAATCGTCATTGCGACCTTGCCGCATATATCTAATCACACCGATTTTGATCCGCTGCGCCGAATCGCTGGGATTAACTGCCAATTTGCTAACCCGAATCAGCCTTTGCCGGCGTGCGATTTATTGATTTTGCCTGGGAGTAAAAATACGCAGGGCGATTTGGCTTGGTTGCGCCAGCAAGGCTGGGATCAACAGATTGCCAGGCATTTACGCTACGGCGGTAAATTGATCGGCATCTGTGGTGGCTATCAAATGTTGGGTGAGCTTATTATTGATGAGGTAGGTATTGAATCGCAGCAATTGTCTAGTGCGGGGCTGGGGTATATACCCATGGTGACAAAACTAGAGGCTGAGAAACAATTGCGCTTGGTGCAAGGGCAATTTATTGCGGATGGCTTT includes these proteins:
- a CDS encoding cobyric acid synthase is translated as MPTLMIQGCTSDAGKSTLTAALCRLLLRQGISVAPFKPQNMALNSAVTPDGGEIGRAQAVQAFACGLAPHTDMNPVLLKPSSDCRAQVIIQGKSIGNLDAVDYHAYKTTARAAVFESWQRLAAQYDWVLVEGAGSPAEVNLRAGDIANMGFAEEADCPVWLVADIDRGGVFAHFVGTLACLSESEQARIQGFIINRFRGDIALLQPGCDWLEAKTGKPVLAVVPYLHGLDIAAEDAVPRTASGVAGDFKIVIATLPHISNHTDFDPLRRIAGINCQFANPNQPLPACDLLILPGSKNTQGDLAWLRQQGWDQQIARHLRYGGKLIGICGGYQMLGELIIDEVGIESQQLSSAGLGYIPMVTKLEAEKQLRLVQGQFIADGFVGAGALAVQGYEIHVGQSTLRGDGWQDLLQLDDGRTEGVISTDGQIIGTYLHGVFDQFPALTALLAWAGWQGAIDQLPDADAQLDREIDRLADALDLAMDWQKAALLGL